From a region of the Nomascus leucogenys isolate Asia unplaced genomic scaffold, Asia_NLE_v1 Super-Scaffold_285, whole genome shotgun sequence genome:
- the CNTNAP1 gene encoding contactin-associated protein 1 isoform X2 → MKKHRIRAVATQGSFNSWDWVTRYMLLYGDRVDSWTPFYQRGHNSTFFGNVNESAVVRHDLHYHFTARYIRIVPLAWNPRGKIGLRLGLYGCPYKADILYFDGDDAISYRFPRGVSRSLWDVFAFSFKTEEKDGLLLHAEGAQGDYVTLELEGAHLLLHMSLGSSPIQPRPGHTTVSAGGVLNDQHWHYVRVDRFGRDVNFTLDGYVQRFILNGDFERLNLDTEMFIGGLVGAARKNLAYRHNFRGCIENVIFNRVNIADLAVRRHSRITFEGKVAFRCLDPVPHPINFGGPHNFVQVPGFPRRGRLAVSFRFRTWDLTGLLLFSRLGDGLGHVELTLSEGQVNVSIAQSGRKKLQFAAGYRLNDGFWHEVNFVAQENHAVISIDDVEGAEVRVSYPLLIRTGTSYFFGGCPKPASRWDCHSNQTAFHGCMELLKVDGQLVNLTLVEGRRLGFYAEVLFDTCGITDRCSPNMCEHDGRCYQSWDDFICYCELTGYKGETCHTPLYKESCEAYRLSGKTSGNFTIDPDGSGPLKPFVVYCDIRENRAWTVVRHDRLWTTRVTGSSMERPFLGAIQYWNASWEEVSALANASQHCEQWIEFSCYNSRLLNTAGGYPYSFWIGRNEEQHFYWGGSQPGIQRCACGLDRSCVDPALYCNCDADQPQWRTDKGLLTFVDHLPVTQVVIGDTNRSTSEAQFFLRPLRCYGDRNSWNTISFHTGAALRFPPIRANHSLDVSFYFRTSAPSGVFLENMGGPYCQWRRPYVRVELNTSRDVVFAFDVGNGDENLTVHSDDFEFNDDEWHLVRAEINVKQARLRVDHRPWVLRPMPLQTYIWMEYDQPLYVGSAELKRRPFVGCLRAMRLNGVTLNLEGRANASEGTSPNCTGHCAHPRLPCFHGGRCVERYSYYTCDCDLTAFDGPYCNHDIGGFFEPGTWMRYNLQSALRSAAREFSHMLSRPVPGYEPGYIPGYDTPGYVPGYHGPGYRLPDYPRPGRPVPGYRGPVYNVTGEEVSFSFSTSSAPAVLLYVSSFVRDYMAVLIKDDGTLQLRYQLGTSPYVYQLTTRPVTDGQPHSVNITRVYRNLFIQVDYFPLTEQKFSLLVDSQLDSPKALYLGRVMETGVIDPEIQRYNTPGFSGCLSGVRFNNVAPLKTHFRTPRPMTAELAEALRVQGELSESNCGAMPRLVSEVPPELDPWYLPPDFPYYHDEGWVAILLGFLVAFLLLGLVGMLVLFYLQNHRYKGSYHTNEPKAAHEYHPGSKPPLPTSGPAQVPTPTPAPNQAPASAPAPAPTPAPAPGPRDQNLPQILEESRSE, encoded by the exons ATGAAGAAGCACCGGATCCGGGCCGTGGCCACACAGGGCTCCTTCAATTCTTGGGACTGGGTCACACGTTACATGCTGCTCTACGGCGACCGAGTGGACAGCTGGACACCGTTCTACCAGCGAGGGCACAACTCG ACCTTCTTTGGTAACGTGAACGAGTCGGCGGTGGTGCGCCATGACCTGCACTACCACTTCACTGCGCGCTACATCCGCATTGTGCCCCTGGCCTGGAACCCACGCGGCAAGATCGGCCTGAGGCTGGGCCTCTATGGCTGCCCATACA AGGCCGACATACTCTATTTCGACGGCGACGATGCCATCTCGTACCGCTTCCCGCGAGGGGTCAGCCGAAGCCTGTGGGACGTGTTCGCCTTCAGCTTCAAGACCGAGGAGAAGGACGGGCTTCTGCTGCACGCCGAGGGCGCCCAGGGCGACTACGTGACGCTCGAGCTGGAGGGGGCACACCTGCTGCTGCACATGAGCCTGG GCAGCAGCCCTATCCAGCCAAGACCAGGTCACACCACCGTGAGCGCAGGCGGAGTCCTCAATGACCAGCACTGGCACTACGTGCGGGTGGACCGATTTGGCCGCGACGTAAATTTCACCCTGGACGGCTATGTGCAGCGCTTTATTCTCAATGGAGACTTCGAGAGGCTGAACCTGGACACTGAG ATGTTCATCGGAGGTCTGGTGGGCGCCGCGCGGAAGAACCTCGCCTATCGGCATAACTTCCGTGGCTGCATAGAAAACGTAATCTTCAACCGCGTCAACATCGCAGACCTGGCCGTGCGGCGCCATTCCCGGATCACCTTCGAG GGTAAGGTGGCTTTTCGTTGCCTGGACCCTGTACCGCACCCTATCAACTTCGGAGGCCCTCACAACTTCGTTCAAGTGCCCGGTTTCCCACGCCGCGGCCGCCTGGCAGTCTCATTTCGCTTCCGCACCTGGGACCTCACCGGGCTTCTCCTTTTCTCCCGTCTGGGGGACGGGCTGGGCCACGTGGAGCTGACGCTCAGCGAAGGGCAGGTCAACGTGTCCATCGCGCAGAGCGGCCGAAAGAAGCTTCAGTTCGCTGCTG GGTACCGACTGAATGACGGCTTTTGGCACGAGGTGAATTTTGTGGCACAGGAAAACCATGCAGTCATCAGTATTGATGATGTGGAGGGGGCAGAGGTCAGGGTCTCATACCCACTGCTGATCCGGACAGGGACCTCATATTTCTTTGGGG GTTGTCCCAAGCCAGCCAGTCGATGGGACTGCCACTCCAACCAGACGGCATTCCATGGCTGCATGGAGCTGCTCAAGGTGGATGGTCAACTGGTCAACCTGACTCTGGTGGAGGGCCGGCGGCTTGGATTCTATGCTGAGGTCCTCTTTGATACATGTGGCATCACTGATAG GTGCAGCCCTAACATGTGTGAGCATGATGGACGCTGCTACCAGTCTTGGGATGACTTCATTTGCTACTGCGAACTGACAGGCTACAAGGGAGAGACCTGCCACACAC CTTTGTATAAGGAATCCTGTGAGGCTTATCGGCTCAGTGGGAAAACTTCTGGAAACTTCACCATTGATCCTGATGGCAGTGGTCCCCTGAAGCCATTTGTAGTGTACTGTGATATCCGAG AGAACCGAGCGTGGACAGTTGTGCGGCATGACAGGCTGTGGACAACTCGAGTGACAGGTTCCAGCATGGAGCGGCCATTCCTGGGGGCTATCCAGTATTGGAATGCATCCTGGGAGGAAGTCAGTGCCCTTGCCAATGCTTCCCAGCATTGTGAACAGTGGATCGAATTCTCCTGCTACAATTCCCGGCTGCTCAACACTGCAG GAGGCTACCCCTACAGCTTTTGGATTGGCCGAAATGAGGAGCAGCACTTCTACTGGGGAGGCTCCCAGCCTGGGATCCAGCGCTGTGCCTGTGGTCTGGACCGGAGCTGTGTGGACCCTGCCTTGTACTGCAACTGTGACGCCGACCAGCCCCAGTG GAGAACTGACAAAGGACTGCTGACCTTTGTGGACCATCTGCCTGTCACTCAGGTGGTGATAGGGGATACGAACCGCTCCACTTCCGAGGCCCAgttcttcctgaggcctctgcgcTGCTATGGCGATC GAAATTCCTGGAACACCATTTCCTTCCACACCGGGGCTGCACTACGCTTCCCCCCAATCCGTGCCAACCACAGTCTGGATGTCTCCTTCTACTTCAGGACCTCTGCTCCCTCGGGAGTCTTCCTAGAGAATATGGGGGGCCCTTACTGCCAGTGGCGCCGACCTTATGTGCGGGTGGAACTCAACA CATCCCGGGATGTGGTCTTCGCCTTTGATGTGGGGAATGGGGATGAGAACCTCACAGTACACTCAGACGACTTTGAGTTCAATGACGACGAGTGGCACCTGGTCCGGGCTGAAATCAACGTGAAGCAGGCCCGGCTCCGAGTGGATCACCGGCCCTGGGTTCTGCGGCCTATGCCGCTGCAGACCTACATCTGGATGGAATATGACCAGCCCCTCTATGTGG GATCTGCAGAGCTTAAGAGACGCCCCTTTGTGGGTTGCTTGAGGGCCATGCGTCTGAACGGAGTGACTCTGAACCTGGAGGGCCGTGCCAATGCCTCTGAGGGGACCTCACCCAACTGCAcaggccactgtgcccacccccGGCTCCCCTGTTTCCATGGAGGCCGCTGTGTGGAGCGCTATAGCTACTACACGTGTGACTGTGACCTCACGGCTTTTGATGGGCCATACTGCAACCATG ATATCGGTGGTTTCTTTGAGCCGGGCACCTGGATGCGCTATAACCTACAGTCAGCGCTGCGCTCTGCAGCCAGGGAGTTCTCCCACATGCTGAGCCGGCCAGTGCCAGGCTATGAGCCTGGCTACATCCCGGGCTATGATACTCCGGGCTATGTGCCTGGCTACCATGGCCCCGGGTACCGCCTGCCCGACTACCCCCGGCCTGGTCGGCCTGTGCCCGGTTACCGTGGGCCTGTCTACAATGTTACGGGAGAGGAGGTCTCCTTCAGCTTCAGCACCAGCTCTGCCCCTGCTGTCCTGCTCTACGTCAGTTCCTTTGTTCGTGACTACATGGCTGTGCTCATCAAGGATGATG ggACCCTTCAGCTGCGATATCAGCTGGGCACCAGTCCCTATGTGTACCAGCTAACCACTCGACCGGTGACCGATGGCCAGCCCCATAGCGTCAATATCACCCGTGTTTACCGGAACCTCTTCATCCAG gtggACTACTTCCCACTGACAGAGCAGAAGTTCTCGCTGTTGGTGGACAGCCAGTTGGACTCACCCAAGGCCTTGTATCTAGGGCGTGTGATGG AGACAGGAGTCATTGACCCGGAGATCCAGCGCTATAACACCCCAGGTTTCTCGGGCTGCCTGTCTGGTGTTCGATTCAATAATGTGGCTCCCCTCAAGACCCACTTCCGAACCCCTCGACCCATGACTGCTGAGCTAGCTGAGGCCCTTCGAGTTCAGGGAGAACTGTCCGAATCTAATTGCGGAGCTATGCCGCGTCTTGTTTCAGAGGTGCCACCTGAGCTCGATCCCTGGTATCTGCCCCCAG ACTTCCCCTACTACCATGATGAAGGATGGGTTGCCATACTTTTAGGCT ttTTGGTGGCCTTTCTGCTTCTGGGGCTGGTGGGAATGTTGGTGCTCTTCTATCTGCAAAATCATCGCTACAAGGGCTCCTACCATACCAATGAGCCCAAGGCTGCCCACGAGTACCATCCTGGCAGCAAACCTCCCCTACCCACTTCAGGCCCTGCCCAGGTCCCCACCCCTACACCAGCTCCCAACCaagctccagcctcagccccagccccagccccaactccagccccagcccctggcccccGGGATCAGAACCTACCCCAGATCCTGGAGGAGTCCAGGTCTGAATGA
- the CNTNAP1 gene encoding contactin-associated protein 1 isoform X1, with product MMRLRLFCILLAAVSGAEGWGYYGCDEELVGPLYARSLGASSYYSLLTAPRFARLHGISGWSPRIGDPNPWLQIDLMKKHRIRAVATQGSFNSWDWVTRYMLLYGDRVDSWTPFYQRGHNSTFFGNVNESAVVRHDLHYHFTARYIRIVPLAWNPRGKIGLRLGLYGCPYKADILYFDGDDAISYRFPRGVSRSLWDVFAFSFKTEEKDGLLLHAEGAQGDYVTLELEGAHLLLHMSLGSSPIQPRPGHTTVSAGGVLNDQHWHYVRVDRFGRDVNFTLDGYVQRFILNGDFERLNLDTEMFIGGLVGAARKNLAYRHNFRGCIENVIFNRVNIADLAVRRHSRITFEGKVAFRCLDPVPHPINFGGPHNFVQVPGFPRRGRLAVSFRFRTWDLTGLLLFSRLGDGLGHVELTLSEGQVNVSIAQSGRKKLQFAAGYRLNDGFWHEVNFVAQENHAVISIDDVEGAEVRVSYPLLIRTGTSYFFGGCPKPASRWDCHSNQTAFHGCMELLKVDGQLVNLTLVEGRRLGFYAEVLFDTCGITDRCSPNMCEHDGRCYQSWDDFICYCELTGYKGETCHTPLYKESCEAYRLSGKTSGNFTIDPDGSGPLKPFVVYCDIRENRAWTVVRHDRLWTTRVTGSSMERPFLGAIQYWNASWEEVSALANASQHCEQWIEFSCYNSRLLNTAGGYPYSFWIGRNEEQHFYWGGSQPGIQRCACGLDRSCVDPALYCNCDADQPQWRTDKGLLTFVDHLPVTQVVIGDTNRSTSEAQFFLRPLRCYGDRNSWNTISFHTGAALRFPPIRANHSLDVSFYFRTSAPSGVFLENMGGPYCQWRRPYVRVELNTSRDVVFAFDVGNGDENLTVHSDDFEFNDDEWHLVRAEINVKQARLRVDHRPWVLRPMPLQTYIWMEYDQPLYVGSAELKRRPFVGCLRAMRLNGVTLNLEGRANASEGTSPNCTGHCAHPRLPCFHGGRCVERYSYYTCDCDLTAFDGPYCNHDIGGFFEPGTWMRYNLQSALRSAAREFSHMLSRPVPGYEPGYIPGYDTPGYVPGYHGPGYRLPDYPRPGRPVPGYRGPVYNVTGEEVSFSFSTSSAPAVLLYVSSFVRDYMAVLIKDDGTLQLRYQLGTSPYVYQLTTRPVTDGQPHSVNITRVYRNLFIQVDYFPLTEQKFSLLVDSQLDSPKALYLGRVMETGVIDPEIQRYNTPGFSGCLSGVRFNNVAPLKTHFRTPRPMTAELAEALRVQGELSESNCGAMPRLVSEVPPELDPWYLPPDFPYYHDEGWVAILLGFLVAFLLLGLVGMLVLFYLQNHRYKGSYHTNEPKAAHEYHPGSKPPLPTSGPAQVPTPTPAPNQAPASAPAPAPTPAPAPGPRDQNLPQILEESRSE from the exons ATGATGCGTCTCCGGCTCTTCTGCATCCTGCTCGCCGCGGTCTCAGGAGCCGAGGGCTGGGGCTACT ACGGCTGCGACGAGGAGCTGGTGGGTCCCCTGTATGCACGCTCCCTGGGCGCCTCCTCCTACTACAGTCTCCTTACTGCGCCGCGATTCGCCAGGCTGCACG GCATAAGCGGGTGGTCACCACGGATTGGGGATCCGAATCCCTGGCTCCAGATAGACTTAATGAAGAAGCACCGGATCCGGGCCGTGGCCACACAGGGCTCCTTCAATTCTTGGGACTGGGTCACACGTTACATGCTGCTCTACGGCGACCGAGTGGACAGCTGGACACCGTTCTACCAGCGAGGGCACAACTCG ACCTTCTTTGGTAACGTGAACGAGTCGGCGGTGGTGCGCCATGACCTGCACTACCACTTCACTGCGCGCTACATCCGCATTGTGCCCCTGGCCTGGAACCCACGCGGCAAGATCGGCCTGAGGCTGGGCCTCTATGGCTGCCCATACA AGGCCGACATACTCTATTTCGACGGCGACGATGCCATCTCGTACCGCTTCCCGCGAGGGGTCAGCCGAAGCCTGTGGGACGTGTTCGCCTTCAGCTTCAAGACCGAGGAGAAGGACGGGCTTCTGCTGCACGCCGAGGGCGCCCAGGGCGACTACGTGACGCTCGAGCTGGAGGGGGCACACCTGCTGCTGCACATGAGCCTGG GCAGCAGCCCTATCCAGCCAAGACCAGGTCACACCACCGTGAGCGCAGGCGGAGTCCTCAATGACCAGCACTGGCACTACGTGCGGGTGGACCGATTTGGCCGCGACGTAAATTTCACCCTGGACGGCTATGTGCAGCGCTTTATTCTCAATGGAGACTTCGAGAGGCTGAACCTGGACACTGAG ATGTTCATCGGAGGTCTGGTGGGCGCCGCGCGGAAGAACCTCGCCTATCGGCATAACTTCCGTGGCTGCATAGAAAACGTAATCTTCAACCGCGTCAACATCGCAGACCTGGCCGTGCGGCGCCATTCCCGGATCACCTTCGAG GGTAAGGTGGCTTTTCGTTGCCTGGACCCTGTACCGCACCCTATCAACTTCGGAGGCCCTCACAACTTCGTTCAAGTGCCCGGTTTCCCACGCCGCGGCCGCCTGGCAGTCTCATTTCGCTTCCGCACCTGGGACCTCACCGGGCTTCTCCTTTTCTCCCGTCTGGGGGACGGGCTGGGCCACGTGGAGCTGACGCTCAGCGAAGGGCAGGTCAACGTGTCCATCGCGCAGAGCGGCCGAAAGAAGCTTCAGTTCGCTGCTG GGTACCGACTGAATGACGGCTTTTGGCACGAGGTGAATTTTGTGGCACAGGAAAACCATGCAGTCATCAGTATTGATGATGTGGAGGGGGCAGAGGTCAGGGTCTCATACCCACTGCTGATCCGGACAGGGACCTCATATTTCTTTGGGG GTTGTCCCAAGCCAGCCAGTCGATGGGACTGCCACTCCAACCAGACGGCATTCCATGGCTGCATGGAGCTGCTCAAGGTGGATGGTCAACTGGTCAACCTGACTCTGGTGGAGGGCCGGCGGCTTGGATTCTATGCTGAGGTCCTCTTTGATACATGTGGCATCACTGATAG GTGCAGCCCTAACATGTGTGAGCATGATGGACGCTGCTACCAGTCTTGGGATGACTTCATTTGCTACTGCGAACTGACAGGCTACAAGGGAGAGACCTGCCACACAC CTTTGTATAAGGAATCCTGTGAGGCTTATCGGCTCAGTGGGAAAACTTCTGGAAACTTCACCATTGATCCTGATGGCAGTGGTCCCCTGAAGCCATTTGTAGTGTACTGTGATATCCGAG AGAACCGAGCGTGGACAGTTGTGCGGCATGACAGGCTGTGGACAACTCGAGTGACAGGTTCCAGCATGGAGCGGCCATTCCTGGGGGCTATCCAGTATTGGAATGCATCCTGGGAGGAAGTCAGTGCCCTTGCCAATGCTTCCCAGCATTGTGAACAGTGGATCGAATTCTCCTGCTACAATTCCCGGCTGCTCAACACTGCAG GAGGCTACCCCTACAGCTTTTGGATTGGCCGAAATGAGGAGCAGCACTTCTACTGGGGAGGCTCCCAGCCTGGGATCCAGCGCTGTGCCTGTGGTCTGGACCGGAGCTGTGTGGACCCTGCCTTGTACTGCAACTGTGACGCCGACCAGCCCCAGTG GAGAACTGACAAAGGACTGCTGACCTTTGTGGACCATCTGCCTGTCACTCAGGTGGTGATAGGGGATACGAACCGCTCCACTTCCGAGGCCCAgttcttcctgaggcctctgcgcTGCTATGGCGATC GAAATTCCTGGAACACCATTTCCTTCCACACCGGGGCTGCACTACGCTTCCCCCCAATCCGTGCCAACCACAGTCTGGATGTCTCCTTCTACTTCAGGACCTCTGCTCCCTCGGGAGTCTTCCTAGAGAATATGGGGGGCCCTTACTGCCAGTGGCGCCGACCTTATGTGCGGGTGGAACTCAACA CATCCCGGGATGTGGTCTTCGCCTTTGATGTGGGGAATGGGGATGAGAACCTCACAGTACACTCAGACGACTTTGAGTTCAATGACGACGAGTGGCACCTGGTCCGGGCTGAAATCAACGTGAAGCAGGCCCGGCTCCGAGTGGATCACCGGCCCTGGGTTCTGCGGCCTATGCCGCTGCAGACCTACATCTGGATGGAATATGACCAGCCCCTCTATGTGG GATCTGCAGAGCTTAAGAGACGCCCCTTTGTGGGTTGCTTGAGGGCCATGCGTCTGAACGGAGTGACTCTGAACCTGGAGGGCCGTGCCAATGCCTCTGAGGGGACCTCACCCAACTGCAcaggccactgtgcccacccccGGCTCCCCTGTTTCCATGGAGGCCGCTGTGTGGAGCGCTATAGCTACTACACGTGTGACTGTGACCTCACGGCTTTTGATGGGCCATACTGCAACCATG ATATCGGTGGTTTCTTTGAGCCGGGCACCTGGATGCGCTATAACCTACAGTCAGCGCTGCGCTCTGCAGCCAGGGAGTTCTCCCACATGCTGAGCCGGCCAGTGCCAGGCTATGAGCCTGGCTACATCCCGGGCTATGATACTCCGGGCTATGTGCCTGGCTACCATGGCCCCGGGTACCGCCTGCCCGACTACCCCCGGCCTGGTCGGCCTGTGCCCGGTTACCGTGGGCCTGTCTACAATGTTACGGGAGAGGAGGTCTCCTTCAGCTTCAGCACCAGCTCTGCCCCTGCTGTCCTGCTCTACGTCAGTTCCTTTGTTCGTGACTACATGGCTGTGCTCATCAAGGATGATG ggACCCTTCAGCTGCGATATCAGCTGGGCACCAGTCCCTATGTGTACCAGCTAACCACTCGACCGGTGACCGATGGCCAGCCCCATAGCGTCAATATCACCCGTGTTTACCGGAACCTCTTCATCCAG gtggACTACTTCCCACTGACAGAGCAGAAGTTCTCGCTGTTGGTGGACAGCCAGTTGGACTCACCCAAGGCCTTGTATCTAGGGCGTGTGATGG AGACAGGAGTCATTGACCCGGAGATCCAGCGCTATAACACCCCAGGTTTCTCGGGCTGCCTGTCTGGTGTTCGATTCAATAATGTGGCTCCCCTCAAGACCCACTTCCGAACCCCTCGACCCATGACTGCTGAGCTAGCTGAGGCCCTTCGAGTTCAGGGAGAACTGTCCGAATCTAATTGCGGAGCTATGCCGCGTCTTGTTTCAGAGGTGCCACCTGAGCTCGATCCCTGGTATCTGCCCCCAG ACTTCCCCTACTACCATGATGAAGGATGGGTTGCCATACTTTTAGGCT ttTTGGTGGCCTTTCTGCTTCTGGGGCTGGTGGGAATGTTGGTGCTCTTCTATCTGCAAAATCATCGCTACAAGGGCTCCTACCATACCAATGAGCCCAAGGCTGCCCACGAGTACCATCCTGGCAGCAAACCTCCCCTACCCACTTCAGGCCCTGCCCAGGTCCCCACCCCTACACCAGCTCCCAACCaagctccagcctcagccccagccccagccccaactccagccccagcccctggcccccGGGATCAGAACCTACCCCAGATCCTGGAGGAGTCCAGGTCTGAATGA
- the CCR10 gene encoding C-C chemokine receptor type 10 codes for PSQISWGHYSGDEEDAYSAEPLPELCYKADVQAFSRAFQPSVSLTVAALGLAGNGLVLATHLAARRAARSPTSAHLLQLALADLLLALTLPFAAAGALQGWSLGSATCRTISGLYSASFHAGFLFLACISADRYVAIARALPAGPRPSTPGRAHLVSVIVWLLSLLLALPALLYSRDGQREGQRRCRLIFPEGLTQTVKGASAVAQVALGFALPLGVMVACYALLGRTLLAARGPERQRALRVVVALVAAFVVLQLPYSLALLLDTADLLAARERSCLASKRKDVALLVTSGLALARCGLNPVLYAFLGLRFRQDLRRLLRGAGCPSGPQPRRGCPRRPRLSSCSAPTETHSLSWDN; via the coding sequence CCCTCCCAGATTTCCTGGGGCCATTACTCTGGGGATGAAGAGGACGCATACTCGGCTGAGCCGCTACCGGAGCTTTGCTACAAGGCCGATGTCCAGGCCTTCAGCCGGGCCTTCCAACCCAGTGTCTCCCTGACCGTGGCTGCGCTGGGTCTGGCCGGCAATGGCCTGGTCCTGGCCACCCACCTGGCAGCCCGACGCGCAGCGCGCTCGCCCACCTCCGCCCACCTGCTCCAGCTGGCCCTGGCCGACCTCTTGCTGGCCCTGACTCTGCCCTTCGCGGCAGCAGGGGCTCTTCAgggctggagtctgggaagtgCCACCTGCCGCAccatctctggcctctactcGGCCTCCTTCCACGCCGGCTTCCTCTTCCTGGCCTGTATCAGCGCCGATCGCTACGTGGCCATCGCGCGAGCGCTCCCAGCCGGGCCGCGGCCCTCCACTCCCGGCCGCGCACACTTGGTCTCCGTCATCGTGTGGCTGCTGTCGCTGCTCCTGGCGCTGCCTGCGCTCCTCTACAGCCGGGATGGGCAGCGGGAAGGCCAACGACGCTGTCGCCTCATCTTCCCCGAGGGCCTCACGCAGACGGTGAAGGGGGCGAGCGCCGTGGCGCAGGTGGCCCTGGGCTTCGCGCTGCCGCTGGGCGTCATGGTAGCCTGCTACGCGCTTCTGGGCCGCACGCTGCTGGCCGCCAGGGGGCCCGAGCGCCAGCGTGCGCTGCGCGTCGTAGTGGCTCTGGTGGCGGCCTTCGTGGTGCTGCAGCTGCCCTACAGCCTCGCCCTGCTGCTGGATACGGCCGATCTACTGGCTGCGCGCGAGCGGAGCTGCCTTGCCAGCAAACGCAAGGATGTTGCACTGCTGGTGACCAGCGGCTTGGCCCTCGCCCGCTGCGGCCTCAATCCCGTGCTCTACGCCTTCCTGGGCCTGCGCTTCCGCCAGGACCTGCGGAGGCTGCTACGGGGTGCGGGCTGCCCCTCAGGGCCTCAACCCCGCCGCGGCTGCCCCCGCCGGCCCCGCCTTTCTTCCTGTTCAGCTCCCACGGAGACCCACAGTCTCTCCTGGGACAACTAG